Proteins co-encoded in one Sulfurimonas sp. HSL1-2 genomic window:
- the topA gene encoding type I DNA topoisomerase, which produces MKLIIVESPAKARTIKNFLGKGYEVIASKGHIRDLPKSRFGIKVDEEARTLTPEYSVSKENAPTVKQIQDLAKKADEIYIATDEDREGEAIGWHIAHAIKKDPAALPRIVFHEITKTAIEHALETARAIDMDRVNAQQTRRLLDRIVGYKLSPLLSSKIQKGLSGGRVQSSTLKIIVDREREIKAFKPEEYWTIDTVFTPGIDASLYSYDGEKLDKLSIKNQAQAEAMTERIRGEAFSVSAIETKQRKTSTPPPFMTSTLQQTASSKLGFSPKKTMMLAQTLYEGVKTPSGTSGVITYMRTDSLNMAKEAVEAARDTIVKTYGEKYLPKSPKAYGKKAKGAQEAHEAIRPTMLDFTPQVAAQYLKPDELKLYRLIYTRFLACQMTDALFEQQSITFQSDSAEYKATGRKLLFDGFYKVLGTDDKDKLLPALEEGQRIALESIAPTQHFTEPPSRYSEASLIKKLEAEGIGRPSTYAPTISTLQARSYIDIEKRQIVPTEVAFTVTELLEKHFPEIVDANFTANMEEILDKIADEHHDWQNVLVDFYFPFMEEITKGKTEIKSLKMAEPIGRNCPECGSELLMRSGRYGKFIACSGFPKCKYTEQVAEEGAPAKQAPEAETTDEICDKCGSPMVIKSGRNGKFLACSSYPKCKNTRPLEAPKAATVPCPDCGGKLLFRQSRRGAFWGCENYPTCKFISKFEPTDKKCDQEGCDGVLARRTYRGKEVYECVKCKHRTPIEEEA; this is translated from the coding sequence TTGAAACTGATTATCGTAGAGTCCCCGGCCAAGGCAAGAACCATCAAGAACTTCCTCGGAAAAGGGTACGAAGTCATCGCTTCCAAGGGGCATATCCGCGACCTCCCCAAAAGCCGCTTCGGCATCAAGGTCGACGAGGAGGCACGCACGCTCACCCCTGAATACAGCGTCTCCAAGGAGAATGCGCCCACGGTCAAACAGATCCAGGATCTGGCCAAGAAAGCGGATGAAATCTACATCGCGACCGATGAGGACCGCGAAGGAGAAGCGATCGGATGGCACATCGCCCATGCGATCAAAAAAGACCCTGCCGCCCTGCCGCGCATCGTCTTCCACGAGATTACCAAAACCGCTATCGAGCACGCCCTGGAGACGGCCCGCGCCATCGACATGGACCGCGTCAACGCCCAGCAGACCCGCCGTCTGCTCGACCGTATCGTCGGTTACAAGCTCTCCCCGCTGCTGAGCTCCAAGATCCAGAAGGGGCTCTCCGGCGGCCGCGTCCAGTCTTCGACACTCAAGATCATCGTCGACCGCGAACGGGAAATCAAGGCCTTTAAACCCGAAGAGTACTGGACCATCGATACGGTTTTCACCCCTGGCATCGACGCCAGCCTCTACAGCTACGATGGTGAAAAGCTCGACAAACTCTCCATCAAGAACCAGGCCCAGGCCGAAGCGATGACCGAGCGCATCCGCGGCGAGGCCTTCAGCGTCAGCGCGATCGAAACCAAGCAGCGCAAAACCTCCACGCCGCCGCCATTCATGACCTCGACCCTGCAGCAGACGGCCTCGAGCAAGCTCGGCTTCTCTCCGAAAAAGACGATGATGCTGGCCCAGACCCTCTACGAAGGAGTCAAAACCCCCAGCGGCACCTCCGGGGTCATCACCTATATGCGTACGGACTCTCTCAATATGGCCAAAGAGGCCGTCGAAGCGGCCCGCGACACCATCGTGAAGACCTACGGCGAAAAGTACCTTCCGAAATCCCCCAAAGCCTACGGCAAAAAGGCAAAGGGGGCCCAGGAAGCCCACGAAGCAATCCGCCCGACGATGCTCGATTTCACCCCGCAGGTCGCGGCCCAGTACCTCAAACCCGACGAACTGAAGCTCTACCGCCTCATCTACACCCGCTTCCTCGCCTGCCAGATGACCGATGCGCTCTTCGAGCAGCAGTCCATCACCTTCCAAAGCGATAGCGCCGAGTACAAGGCGACGGGCCGCAAACTCCTCTTTGACGGCTTTTACAAAGTCCTCGGTACCGATGACAAGGACAAACTGCTGCCGGCCCTCGAAGAGGGGCAGAGGATCGCCCTCGAGTCGATCGCGCCGACGCAGCACTTTACCGAGCCGCCGTCACGCTACTCCGAAGCGAGCCTGATCAAGAAGCTCGAAGCCGAAGGGATCGGCCGTCCGTCGACCTACGCCCCGACGATCTCGACGCTCCAGGCGCGCAGCTATATCGACATCGAAAAACGCCAGATCGTCCCGACCGAGGTCGCCTTTACCGTCACCGAACTGCTGGAGAAGCACTTCCCGGAGATCGTCGACGCGAACTTTACCGCGAACATGGAGGAGATCCTCGACAAGATCGCCGACGAACACCATGACTGGCAGAACGTCCTCGTCGACTTCTACTTCCCCTTCATGGAGGAGATCACCAAGGGCAAAACGGAGATCAAGAGCCTCAAGATGGCGGAGCCGATCGGCCGCAACTGCCCCGAATGCGGTTCGGAACTGCTGATGCGCTCGGGCCGTTACGGCAAATTCATCGCCTGCAGCGGCTTTCCGAAGTGTAAATACACCGAGCAGGTTGCCGAAGAGGGTGCACCTGCCAAGCAGGCACCGGAAGCGGAAACGACCGATGAGATCTGCGACAAGTGCGGCAGCCCGATGGTCATCAAAAGCGGCCGTAACGGCAAGTTCCTCGCCTGCAGCTCCTATCCGAAATGCAAAAACACCCGTCCCCTCGAAGCCCCGAAAGCAGCAACGGTCCCCTGCCCGGACTGCGGCGGCAAACTGCTCTTCCGCCAGTCGCGCCGCGGGGCGTTCTGGGGCTGTGAGAACTACCCTACCTGCAAATTCATCTCGAAGTTCGAGCCGACGGACAAGAAGTGCGACCAGGAGGGGTGCGACGGCGTCCTTGCCCGCCGTACCTACCGCGGCAAAGAGGTCTATGAGTGCGTCAAGTGCAAGCACCGCACCCCGATCGAGGAAGAGGCGTGA
- a CDS encoding YfcE family phosphodiesterase, with amino-acid sequence MKIGLLSDTHKKVEYSQQVIDHLLAEGAEFLIHCGDIVKEEMLQQLKAAGKRYVAVYGNNDPHLAAVHNRYNLVQEPHYFKLAKTKFKLMHLPFYMSADAQIVLFGHTHTFECDFKNGTLYLNPGEACARSKPVSECAMLEITDDAFNVTQYSRQLDEAAFHARHFSFERESE; translated from the coding sequence GTGAAAATCGGGCTGCTCTCCGACACCCATAAAAAGGTGGAGTATTCCCAGCAGGTGATCGACCACCTGCTGGCCGAGGGCGCCGAATTCCTGATCCACTGCGGCGATATCGTCAAAGAGGAGATGCTCCAGCAGCTCAAAGCGGCCGGCAAACGCTACGTCGCCGTCTACGGCAACAACGACCCGCACCTGGCGGCGGTGCATAACCGCTACAACCTGGTGCAGGAGCCGCACTACTTCAAGCTGGCGAAGACGAAATTCAAACTGATGCACCTGCCGTTTTACATGAGTGCCGACGCCCAGATCGTGCTCTTCGGACACACGCACACTTTCGAGTGCGATTTCAAAAACGGTACGCTCTATCTTAACCCCGGTGAAGCATGCGCCCGGTCCAAACCGGTCTCGGAATGTGCTATGCTTGAGATCACGGATGACGCCTTCAACGTCACCCAGTACAGTCGGCAGCTGGACGAAGCAGCGTTCCACGCCCGGCACTTCAGTTTCGAGAGGGAATCGGAATGA
- a CDS encoding biotin synthase, whose protein sequence is MTEKVFLCAISNINSGTCSEDCKFCSQSVRYKADIARYKQKPVPDIIQEARSAKASGALGFCLVTAHKGLDDRTLDFVCEVAEAVNAEVPGLRLIACNGTASVSQLETLKRSGIKAYNHNLETSREFYPQICTTHPWDERFETCENVNAVGLKLISGGIFGLGETQEDRLSMLTSLQKLNPVSVPINFYHHNPALPLRPNPLTADEALELITLTREMLPDAERIMVAGGRELMFGERQHEIFAAGANSIVVGNYLTTEGRDRNADLEMLRSLGLAVADRVGE, encoded by the coding sequence ATGACCGAGAAGGTTTTCCTGTGCGCTATCAGCAACATCAACAGCGGGACCTGCAGCGAAGACTGCAAGTTCTGCTCCCAAAGCGTCCGCTATAAAGCCGACATCGCCCGCTACAAGCAAAAACCCGTCCCCGACATCATCCAAGAGGCCCGCTCGGCCAAAGCCTCCGGCGCCCTCGGCTTCTGCCTTGTTACCGCGCACAAAGGACTCGATGACCGTACACTCGATTTCGTCTGCGAAGTCGCCGAGGCCGTCAACGCGGAAGTGCCGGGGCTGCGCCTGATCGCTTGCAACGGTACCGCCTCCGTTTCCCAGCTCGAGACCCTCAAACGATCCGGGATCAAGGCCTACAACCACAACCTGGAGACCTCCCGGGAGTTCTACCCGCAGATCTGCACCACCCACCCCTGGGACGAACGGTTCGAGACCTGCGAGAACGTCAATGCCGTCGGTCTCAAACTGATTTCCGGCGGGATCTTCGGCCTGGGCGAAACCCAGGAGGACCGGCTCAGTATGCTCACCTCCCTGCAGAAACTGAACCCGGTCTCCGTGCCCATCAACTTCTACCACCACAATCCGGCCCTGCCCCTGCGTCCCAACCCGCTCACGGCGGACGAGGCCCTGGAGCTGATCACGCTGACGCGGGAGATGCTGCCCGATGCCGAGCGCATCATGGTCGCCGGCGGGCGGGAGCTGATGTTCGGGGAGCGGCAGCACGAAATCTTCGCCGCCGGTGCCAACTCCATCGTCGTCGGCAACTACCTCACAACGGAAGGGCGCGACCGCAATGCCGACCTCGAAATGCTGCGCAGTCTCGGCCTGGCCGTCGCGGACCGCGTCGGGGAGTAA
- a CDS encoding DegT/DnrJ/EryC1/StrS family aminotransferase: MSLPSSAAALIPFSPRERERAALAERTFALDGKALPQLEAAVAAYHGCAHAVAFDTPASALEAALNGAGRVITDAMAPPHRHTALSRSGAQTVYADIGLGGVLIGSAIADAVNAETTTVLFAHFEGIRSQCPALPPALTLIEDITASLAPAPISATAVWSLSPLMPEGVSPTGFLLTDDDASAAHARLFRSAGRKPGSLWNYDLPLRGADCTLDLLAAAVGLEQMTQLEAACERRRENSTLLDERLGASTLFDRMKRAPDDAPASYPVLLTPQLYCPKEDIYTGISAKGVEAAVCCKPLYKTTAFKDDSVRLPVTEDFYKALLQLPCHHRLTSSEAEQVAAVLLEATEKYAYRGCRF; this comes from the coding sequence ATGAGTCTCCCCAGCAGTGCCGCCGCACTGATCCCCTTCTCCCCGCGTGAACGGGAACGCGCCGCCCTCGCCGAACGGACGTTCGCGCTGGACGGCAAAGCGCTACCGCAGCTGGAAGCGGCCGTCGCGGCCTATCACGGCTGCGCGCATGCCGTCGCATTCGACACGCCGGCTTCCGCACTCGAAGCGGCCCTTAACGGTGCAGGCAGGGTCATCACCGACGCCATGGCCCCGCCCCATCGCCACACCGCACTCTCGCGCAGCGGCGCGCAAACGGTCTATGCCGATATCGGCCTCGGCGGCGTCCTTATAGGCAGCGCCATCGCCGACGCCGTCAATGCCGAAACGACGACCGTGCTCTTTGCCCATTTCGAAGGCATCCGTTCCCAGTGCCCCGCGCTGCCCCCGGCACTGACACTGATCGAAGACATCACCGCCTCGCTTGCCCCGGCCCCCATCAGCGCGACGGCCGTCTGGTCCCTGTCGCCCCTTATGCCCGAAGGCGTCAGCCCCACCGGTTTTCTGCTGACCGACGACGATGCGAGTGCGGCGCACGCACGCCTCTTCCGGAGCGCTGGCCGGAAACCGGGCAGCCTCTGGAACTACGACCTCCCCCTGCGCGGCGCCGACTGCACGCTGGACCTCCTGGCCGCCGCCGTGGGACTGGAACAGATGACACAGCTGGAAGCTGCCTGCGAACGCCGCCGCGAAAACAGTACACTGTTGGATGAACGGCTGGGCGCTTCGACCCTTTTCGACCGCATGAAACGCGCACCCGACGATGCACCGGCCAGCTACCCAGTTTTACTGACGCCGCAGCTTTACTGCCCCAAAGAGGATATTTATACCGGTATCAGCGCAAAGGGGGTGGAGGCAGCCGTCTGCTGCAAACCGCTCTACAAAACAACCGCTTTTAAAGATGACAGTGTCCGTTTACCGGTGACGGAGGATTTCTACAAAGCCCTGCTGCAGCTGCCCTGCCACCACCGGCTTACATCGTCGGAAGCGGAACAGGTCGCCGCGGTCCTGCTTGAAGCGACGGAGAAATACGCCTACCGGGGATGCCGCTTTTAG
- a CDS encoding cation:proton antiporter — MDHDITLIITLALIIMFSPFLAKLFKIPTTPIEIILGAFFGYAGLLHGSHFFEFIAEVGFLFLMFLAGMEINLRTFWRMDRTVLRRITLYLMALYTLSGIAVWYFELGRIFMVLLPLISVGLVAALNKEYGKSEWLALAMLAGGIGEVVSIAILTVSSAALEYGDGIGLFKTIGSLVLFIVIITLLFKLLQLFFWWYPEVATMLMPHVDNREQDVRLSIGILFLLVAIMLYLDLELAFAAFIAGMFIPTFFEHKHELPEKLGSFGFGFLVPLFFIYIGTTFDLNALMMEGLISKALMVTFVMIAIRLIAAQIFAPAMGWRDALRIGLSHAMPLTLLIAITTLAYTSNSIDKLHYYALILASLFEVIVVMIAIKLLHIVRMPAEELHG, encoded by the coding sequence ATGGATCATGATATCACGCTGATCATCACCCTCGCGCTGATCATCATGTTCTCTCCTTTCCTCGCCAAACTGTTCAAAATCCCCACCACGCCGATCGAGATCATCCTCGGGGCTTTTTTCGGCTATGCCGGACTGCTGCACGGCAGCCACTTCTTCGAATTCATCGCGGAGGTCGGCTTTCTTTTCCTCATGTTCCTGGCCGGGATGGAGATCAACCTGCGCACCTTCTGGCGTATGGACCGTACCGTTTTGCGGCGTATCACCCTCTACCTCATGGCACTCTATACCCTCTCGGGCATCGCCGTCTGGTACTTTGAACTCGGCCGTATTTTCATGGTCCTGCTGCCGCTCATCTCCGTCGGTCTGGTCGCCGCGCTCAACAAGGAGTACGGCAAGTCCGAGTGGCTCGCGCTGGCGATGCTCGCCGGGGGGATCGGCGAAGTCGTCTCCATCGCCATCCTCACCGTCTCCTCCGCCGCGCTCGAGTACGGCGACGGCATCGGGCTCTTCAAAACCATCGGTTCGCTCGTCCTCTTTATCGTCATCATCACCCTGCTGTTCAAGCTGCTGCAGCTCTTTTTCTGGTGGTACCCCGAGGTGGCGACGATGCTGATGCCCCACGTGGACAACCGCGAACAGGACGTCCGCCTCTCCATCGGTATTCTCTTCCTGCTGGTGGCCATCATGCTCTATCTCGACCTCGAGCTCGCCTTTGCCGCCTTCATCGCCGGGATGTTCATCCCGACCTTTTTCGAGCATAAGCATGAGCTCCCGGAGAAACTCGGAAGTTTCGGTTTCGGCTTCCTCGTCCCCCTCTTCTTCATCTACATCGGGACGACTTTTGACCTCAATGCGCTGATGATGGAGGGGCTGATTTCCAAAGCGCTGATGGTCACCTTCGTGATGATCGCGATCCGGCTCATCGCGGCGCAGATCTTCGCCCCCGCGATGGGGTGGCGCGACGCCCTGCGTATCGGGCTCAGTCACGCCATGCCGCTGACGCTCCTTATCGCCATTACGACCCTCGCCTACACCAGCAACAGTATCGACAAGCTCCACTATTATGCGCTGATCCTTGCCTCGCTCTTCGAAGTCATCGTCGTCATGATCGCCATCAAGCTGCTCCATATCGTCCGGATGCCGGCCGAGGAGCTGCATGGCTGA
- the amrA gene encoding AmmeMemoRadiSam system protein A encodes MTLQTLLLQLARAAIASAFGEPFPFDKAELLAQFPELDEPRATFVTLKIGGKALRGCIGSIVPHTSLYEDVIANARSAAFSDPRFSELTDREYRRCSVEISLLSVPENLPYEDADDLRRKIRPNVDGVILQFNGRSATFLPQVWEELPDFDSFFAHLGLKAGLGTDVLNHHPDIFTYQAEHFEDAPLEQGGVL; translated from the coding sequence ATGACGCTTCAGACCCTCCTGCTGCAGCTTGCACGCGCAGCGATCGCATCGGCGTTCGGCGAACCTTTCCCTTTCGATAAAGCCGAACTGCTTGCTCAATTCCCGGAACTGGATGAACCCCGCGCCACCTTCGTCACCCTCAAGATCGGGGGAAAAGCACTGCGCGGCTGCATCGGTTCCATCGTCCCGCACACCTCGCTCTACGAGGATGTCATCGCCAACGCTCGATCCGCGGCCTTCAGCGATCCCCGCTTTTCGGAACTGACCGATCGTGAATACCGCCGCTGCAGCGTAGAAATCTCGCTCCTGAGTGTTCCGGAAAATCTCCCGTATGAAGATGCCGACGACCTACGGCGCAAAATTCGTCCGAACGTCGACGGCGTTATCCTGCAGTTCAATGGCCGCAGCGCGACCTTCCTGCCGCAGGTCTGGGAGGAGCTGCCCGACTTTGATTCCTTCTTCGCCCACCTCGGCCTCAAGGCCGGCCTGGGGACGGACGTCCTCAACCACCATCCCGATATCTTCACCTACCAGGCGGAGCATTTCGAGGATGCTCCCCTGGAACAAGGAGGTGTATTATGA